The Mucilaginibacter rubeus genomic interval GAACTGAAGCTGTTTTTAAAAACCTCGCCGGTGCCAACAAATCCTGCGAAGCCTATACGGTTGCTTAGGCGATAGCGTAGTTCGGCTTGTCCGGCTATCATGTTGCGGTCGCGGAAACGGCCGTTATAATAACCCCGCATCAGTTCGTCGCTACCCAGATCGGGCAGTAAATAAAATGGCGAAGCAGAACCGGTAAGGCTTTGCTCCTGCACATCAAGGCCGAGTACCCATTTAGGCGCAAGTAAAAAAAACTGCGAATATTCGATATTAAAGAAACCTCCTTTATAATCGTTATTGCCAAACATACCATGTATAGCCTGGAAATAAGCACCTATAATAAGGCCTTTGGTGGTGTAAGTGTTATTGTTTCTGTTATCAAATGTAATGGTAGGGCCTATATATACGCTTGGCCCGCCTCCGCGATTTTCAACTCGCGGATCGGTATAAAATATACCGGTTTTATCATCATCACTGAAATGGTAGTCCCATGCACCGGCGTTTATACCTGCGTATAAATTATCGGTGATCTTTTTTTCGCCTGCAAAGTTTACCTTGAAACGTTTTTGACCAATCCTGTCGGAGTTGGCCTTTAAGGTATTATTGCCAATGCCATAAAAATCAAAGGGGAAGTTGATGTAACTCACACCTGCCGTAAGGTGATAGGTGTTGCCCGGAGTCCAGTAGCTGCTGGTAAGGCTTAAACGGCTTTGACCTTTGGTGGTTATAGTAGCGTAGGCAAAAACATTAGATACGCGGGTATTGAGTTTGGATGTATCGGTGTAAAAAGAAAGCAATCCTGCGCCGCCAACTTCAAGGCCGGTTTCAGGGGCCGAGCTTAAAACGGGTAATATAACAAAGCTGCTTTTGCGTGTGGTATCTTTATCAAAATACATCCGCTTTACAACGCGGGATATTTGCGAAAAGGCACCGGTTGAAATAGCGCACAAAAGCAATAAGGTAACGAGTTTCTTCATAGGTGTTTACGGTGGCTAATATAACCCATTTTGGCGTATAAGGTTCTGCCAACAATATTTTAAAATTAGGATGACAATATAAGGATGAGGGTAGGGGGGAAGGGATGACAATTTCAGAACGAAATAGTTATAAAAAGATAAAGTTTCATTTAAAATTCAATTTAACTAAAATGTCTACTTTTGCGCAGAAATTTTATTGAAATATTATGAGCACTACAAGAGGACCTATTTCGCAGTTTATTGAAAGAAATTATCTGCACTTTAACGCCGCGGCATTAATGGATGCAGCTAAAGGCTATGAAACACACCTTGAAGAAGGCGGTAAAATGATGGTAACCTTAGCCGGTGCCATGAGTACAGCCGAGCTGGGTATTTCGCTGGCCGAGATGATTCGCCAGGATAAAATTGCTATCATATCATGTACAGGTGCCAACCTTGAAGAGGATATCATGAACCTTGTAGCGCACTCACATTACAAAAGGGTACCTAACTACCGCGACCTGAGCCCTCAGGAAGAGTGGGACCTGCTTGAAAATCATTACAACCGTGTTACTGATACCTGTATCCCGGAAGAAGAAGCTTTCCGTCGTTTGCAAAAACATATCCACAAGATCTGGAAAGATGCTGATGACAGTGGCGAGCGTTATTTTCCGCATGAGTACATGTACAAAATATTATTAAGCGGCGAGCTGGAGCAATACTATGAGATAGATCCTAAAAACTCATGGATGCTGGCTGCTGCCGAAAAGAACCTGCCAATTGTTGTACCGGGATGGGAAGACTCAACCATGGGCAACATCTTTGCTTCATACGTAATTAAAGGTGAGCTTAAAGCATCAACCATGAAAAGCGGTATTGAATACATGGCATGGCTGGCCGATTGGTATACTAAAAATTCATCAGGCAAAGGCAT includes:
- a CDS encoding polymerase, which translates into the protein MKKLVTLLLLCAISTGAFSQISRVVKRMYFDKDTTRKSSFVILPVLSSAPETGLEVGGAGLLSFYTDTSKLNTRVSNVFAYATITTKGQSRLSLTSSYWTPGNTYHLTAGVSYINFPFDFYGIGNNTLKANSDRIGQKRFKVNFAGEKKITDNLYAGINAGAWDYHFSDDDKTGIFYTDPRVENRGGGPSVYIGPTITFDNRNNNTYTTKGLIIGAYFQAIHGMFGNNDYKGGFFNIEYSQFFLLAPKWVLGLDVQEQSLTGSASPFYLLPDLGSDELMRGYYNGRFRDRNMIAGQAELRYRLSNRIGFAGFVGTGEVFKNSFSSSELKPNYGGGLRYFFDVQKGLAVRVDYGVGQKIPNEKRLTGFYIGLGQSF
- a CDS encoding deoxyhypusine synthase family protein, which gives rise to MSTTRGPISQFIERNYLHFNAAALMDAAKGYETHLEEGGKMMVTLAGAMSTAELGISLAEMIRQDKIAIISCTGANLEEDIMNLVAHSHYKRVPNYRDLSPQEEWDLLENHYNRVTDTCIPEEEAFRRLQKHIHKIWKDADDSGERYFPHEYMYKILLSGELEQYYEIDPKNSWMLAAAEKNLPIVVPGWEDSTMGNIFASYVIKGELKASTMKSGIEYMAWLADWYTKNSSGKGIGFFQIGGGIAGDFPICVVPMLYQDMEMHDVPFWSYFCQISDSTTSYGSYSGAVPNEKITWGKLDIHTPKFIVESDATIVAPLIFAWLLKQ